TCTCTCACCTTTCCTGCCCTCCTCGGAGAAGGCCAGCGCCATGGTGCCCTGAAGCGGAGCCCAACCGTGAAACCCGATGCTCCATATCAGTGAAAAGAGAACCAGCCACAGAAGCGTGTGCACCTGGGAGTATGCTCCTATGCCGAAGCCCATCACGATCAGCGATATCCCCCCCACCACAGGGGCGGATATGATGGAGACCAGAGCGTTGAAGGCGGCGCTTAAGAATCCGGGCGTCTCCCGCAGCGCCTCCATGAAGCCGAGCTGTTCAGGCTTTATCCCGATCCGCTCGACTATAAAGTTGTTGAAGGTGGCGAAATACACGCCGAAACCCACGTTGAGACAGAAGACGGCGATCGCCAGGAGGAGGAAATTGCGGTTTCCCCCTCTCCTTTTCTTCATGTCCTCCTCCTTCCTCTGAGGATCGTATAGATGCCCGATGCGAACACGATCAACAGGGCGATCGAAACGCCCATTATGGCATAATTCCTGGTCCTGTAAAGCTGGCTCAGCCTTCTGGAGGCCAATTTTCCCTCAGGACTGCCTTTTGGAGCCAGCGATTTGACCCTACGCCAGAACTTCTTGGCCAAATCCTCTCTTCCGATCACATCTGAAAGATGGGCTGACACTATCTGATACATGAGGATTTTCGGCGATTTATCCGCCTTATCGGCGAAATAGCCGAGGACGATCTCGGCGTGTTTGGGCTCAAGCCTGGGGATAGAGAGGATGGGGCCTTTCTGCGCCTTTGCCCATTCCTCAAACGCCTCCGCGCAGCCCAGCTCATCCCCCCTCTGATACCTTATTTTGGAGATCTCATCCCACGGCCGATGCTTCAGCTTCAGGTCAACACTCAAATTCGAGAAGCCTTTGAACTCGACGGGGCTTTCCGCCACCATGGTATCGCTGTATTCAGCCACGATTTCGTATCTTCCGGGTTTAAGCAGACCGTGTTCCCATTTTCCGAAGGTATATTCGCCATCCTCTCCGATCCTCTGGATGTATTGTGTTCCCTTGATATATACATATGCATCGGGCAGAACCTTTCCGGATTGGTCGGTCACCCTTCCGAATATCTTAATGGGGGTCAATTTGAAGTCCAGTGAGGCCGCATCGCCTCGGAACCTTCTTATCCTGACCATCCTCGCCTCAGGGATCAGATACAGCTCCCTCTCCACCCTCACCTCATGTAGCCCCGGTCTGGGTCCAACGATCACGCATGGACTTATGCCCGCCTCCCTTCCGTTGAGGGCCACTCTTGCCTCAGGCGGCTCAGTTTCGACGATGATGGCCGATGGCAGGGTGAGGACCGGTTCATCCGGATCGCCCGTTATGGCTGAGACTCCCATCGACTCACCCTGCCGCGAAATCGACTCATATAACTCGAGCACCGTAATCCTTCTATCCATGTTTAAGTCCAAGTTCGGATCATCCAGGGCGGATGAGAACCGTTGAAGTATCTCGTCGCTGCCGTCGGCAGGGACGCTGTTTATGAAGGCTGCCGACGAGGTACCGAAGGTTCTTCGATTGGCGTAAAAGGTGAACAGGTTTTCCTCGGTGCTATAACAATCCAGCAACACGATTCTATCCCCTTTGATCCCCGACATCCATCCGTTCAGCGTTTCGGTCCCTATGAGGGATGATTCGTCGTCGGGTGATCCATCCTTAGGTATCAGAAACAGTTCCCTGCTTGAACCGGAGGGCAGCGAGATCAAACCTCTGAAGATAAGGATTAACCTATTACCGCCTCTCATCTTCAATGAGATCTCGGACAGCGTTTTACCTATCAAGTCCAAGTTCGCCGCATCCGATCCTATAAATCGGATATGATCTTCAGGAATTTCACCTCTCTCGGCTATCTTTGACGTAAGCTCCCTAAGCTCATTTACGTCGAACGGCAGGTTCGGATAACTTTCCGCGTCATGTCTCAGGGCATCGATCGCCAAGACCCAGACTTTTCCGTCGTCGGGTATTCGTGTGGGCAAGGTTATGACCTGATACTTTGAAGCCGTTAAGAACAACATCAACAGGCTTAGGACCAGAACCATATTTCACCTCATCATCGTTGGGGTGAAGATATTATATCGCCCGAAGGAATGGAAATCAAAATTTTGTTAAAGTGAAGGCAGTTGCTTTCCGATAATATCGGTGACCGGCAGGGATGCCTGATTGCCAATGAGATTTCACGGAGGGATGGGAGATGTATAGCTTCAGGATTAACCATAATATTTCCGCCATCAATACCTATCGACAGTTGACGAGGTCGACCGCGACGCTGGAGC
The sequence above is a segment of the Candidatus Poribacteria bacterium genome. Coding sequences within it:
- a CDS encoding PEGA domain-containing protein, whose amino-acid sequence is MVLVLSLLMLFLTASKYQVITLPTRIPDDGKVWVLAIDALRHDAESYPNLPFDVNELRELTSKIAERGEIPEDHIRFIGSDAANLDLIGKTLSEISLKMRGGNRLILIFRGLISLPSGSSRELFLIPKDGSPDDESSLIGTETLNGWMSGIKGDRIVLLDCYSTEENLFTFYANRRTFGTSSAAFINSVPADGSDEILQRFSSALDDPNLDLNMDRRITVLELYESISRQGESMGVSAITGDPDEPVLTLPSAIIVETEPPEARVALNGREAGISPCVIVGPRPGLHEVRVERELYLIPEARMVRIRRFRGDAASLDFKLTPIKIFGRVTDQSGKVLPDAYVYIKGTQYIQRIGEDGEYTFGKWEHGLLKPGRYEIVAEYSDTMVAESPVEFKGFSNLSVDLKLKHRPWDEISKIRYQRGDELGCAEAFEEWAKAQKGPILSIPRLEPKHAEIVLGYFADKADKSPKILMYQIVSAHLSDVIGREDLAKKFWRRVKSLAPKGSPEGKLASRRLSQLYRTRNYAIMGVSIALLIVFASGIYTILRGRRRT